In Streptomyces chartreusis, the following proteins share a genomic window:
- a CDS encoding FG-GAP and VCBS repeat-containing protein, whose product MRKRTLLLAATLTTGLLTALPATGAAAAPSGLNGDFNGDGFRDVAIAAPIGKVAGKSGAGYVAVVYGTASGLDTGKRQIISQDTAGIPGVPESGDYFGDRLTTGDLDGDGYTDLIVGVHGEQIGSTGDSGVLTVIWGGSTGLKTATDISSPLPENRNELGWSVATGDFDGDGDTDLAAANIAFPELNVFEGPFTRTGKATELVGTDTLEQTGINADKLVAGDVTGDGRTDLLVMGQEEFTDGYRTRSVLYKGTASGLKAGSKVAGGYDAVIADVDKDGYGDIVTGNFMEKSATEPNGGPGGAVTVTYGAATGLSSRTPVRITQDTTGVPGSAEKGDGFGWSLSAGDTNGDGYPDIAVGVENEAIGSIYKAGSFAVLRGSASGLTGSGAKVFSQDSTSVPGAAERLDNFGSAVHLTDFDGNGRAELLASAVSENTGDGAVWLFKSTTSGITATGSKSFGAATVGGPTGDAYFGDVLAG is encoded by the coding sequence TTGCGCAAGCGCACGCTGCTGCTCGCGGCGACCCTCACCACGGGCCTGCTGACCGCCCTCCCGGCCACCGGCGCCGCGGCGGCGCCTTCCGGCTTGAACGGCGACTTCAACGGCGACGGTTTCCGCGACGTCGCCATCGCCGCGCCCATCGGCAAGGTCGCCGGGAAGTCCGGCGCGGGCTATGTCGCCGTGGTCTACGGCACCGCGAGCGGGCTGGACACCGGCAAACGGCAGATCATCAGCCAGGACACGGCCGGAATTCCCGGCGTCCCGGAGAGCGGCGACTACTTCGGCGACCGCCTGACCACCGGCGACCTGGACGGCGACGGCTACACGGACCTGATCGTGGGCGTGCACGGCGAACAGATCGGCTCGACGGGTGACTCCGGCGTGCTGACGGTCATCTGGGGCGGCTCGACCGGCCTGAAGACGGCCACGGACATCAGCTCCCCGCTGCCGGAGAACCGCAACGAGCTGGGCTGGTCCGTCGCCACCGGCGACTTCGACGGCGACGGCGACACCGACCTGGCGGCGGCGAACATCGCCTTCCCCGAACTGAACGTCTTCGAGGGCCCGTTCACCCGTACCGGCAAGGCCACGGAACTCGTCGGCACCGACACCCTTGAGCAGACCGGCATCAACGCCGACAAGCTCGTCGCCGGCGACGTCACGGGCGACGGCAGAACGGACCTCCTGGTCATGGGACAGGAGGAGTTCACCGACGGCTACCGCACCCGCAGCGTCCTCTACAAGGGCACGGCCTCCGGCCTGAAGGCAGGCAGCAAGGTCGCGGGCGGCTACGACGCGGTCATCGCCGACGTCGACAAGGACGGCTACGGCGACATCGTCACCGGCAACTTCATGGAGAAGTCGGCCACCGAGCCGAACGGCGGCCCCGGCGGCGCTGTCACCGTCACCTACGGTGCCGCGACCGGCCTGAGCAGCCGCACGCCGGTCCGCATCACGCAGGACACCACGGGCGTGCCCGGCTCCGCCGAGAAGGGCGACGGCTTCGGCTGGAGCCTCTCGGCGGGCGACACCAACGGCGACGGATACCCGGACATCGCCGTCGGCGTCGAGAACGAGGCGATCGGCTCGATCTACAAGGCGGGGTCGTTCGCGGTCCTGCGCGGTTCGGCGTCCGGTCTGACGGGCAGCGGCGCCAAGGTCTTCAGCCAGGACTCCACGAGCGTCCCCGGCGCGGCCGAGCGGCTGGACAACTTCGGCAGCGCGGTCCACCTCACGGACTTCGACGGCAACGGTCGCGCGGAACTTCTCGCGAGCGCCGTGAGCGAGAACACCGGCGACGGCGCCGTCTGGCTCTTCAAGTCCACCACCTCCGGCATCACCGCCACCGGCTCCAAGTCCTTCGGCGCCGCCACAGTGGGCGGCCCGACGGGCGACGCGTACTTCGGCGACGTACTGGCGGGCTGA